From Spirosoma agri, one genomic window encodes:
- a CDS encoding sugar ABC transporter ATP-binding protein translates to MNQSQEYVLQVHGLTKTFSGVKALDNVQLHVRKGEVHALMGENGAGKSTLMKILIGLLKSDSGEILLEGTPLAAGSVNEVLRKGVSMIHQEILLVPELTVAQNIFLGREATRLFPGWLDDRTIYRQAEEILTRMGVNIDARTKMKYLSVAEMQMVEIAKAISNDARLLIMDEPTSALSDREVATLFRIIRELTQKGVAIIYISHKMDEIFTIADTITVLRDGRYIGTSSASAMDTNQLIAMMVGREIDSLFPEPTTSKGEVILSVRDLGRTGKFSGITFDVRAGEVLGMAGLMGAGRTEIARAIFGLDWIDHGQIFVKGQPVTIRFPPDAIRHGIGYVSEDRKGVGLVPTMSVKENSTLASLRNYANGPFIQDKREISATADMVDNLHIKTSSIDQKVATLSGGNQQKVVIGKVLLSSPDVIMLDEPTRGVDIGAKAEIYKLINELTSNGLAVIIISSELPELVGMSDRILVLAAGKQTAILSKEEATQETIMAYAMPG, encoded by the coding sequence ATGAACCAGTCGCAGGAATATGTTCTTCAGGTACATGGCCTGACGAAAACGTTTTCTGGCGTGAAGGCGCTGGATAACGTGCAGCTACACGTCAGAAAGGGCGAGGTTCATGCGCTGATGGGCGAAAACGGCGCCGGTAAATCGACCCTCATGAAGATTCTGATTGGCCTGCTTAAGTCCGATTCGGGTGAAATTCTGCTGGAAGGAACCCCCCTGGCGGCAGGCAGTGTCAACGAAGTGCTCCGGAAAGGCGTGTCAATGATTCATCAGGAAATTCTGCTGGTCCCTGAGCTGACCGTAGCGCAAAATATTTTCCTAGGTCGGGAAGCTACCCGCCTGTTTCCCGGCTGGCTCGATGACCGGACCATCTACCGACAGGCCGAAGAAATTCTGACGCGTATGGGCGTCAACATTGACGCCCGAACCAAAATGAAGTACCTGAGCGTGGCCGAAATGCAAATGGTCGAAATTGCCAAAGCCATTTCCAACGATGCCAGACTCCTGATCATGGATGAGCCCACGTCGGCCCTATCGGACCGGGAGGTAGCCACGCTGTTCCGAATCATTCGGGAGCTGACGCAAAAGGGAGTTGCGATTATCTACATCTCGCACAAGATGGACGAGATTTTTACCATTGCTGATACGATTACAGTGCTGAGAGACGGACGCTACATCGGTACGAGCAGCGCATCGGCGATGGACACAAACCAGCTAATTGCGATGATGGTAGGTCGGGAAATTGACAGCTTATTTCCCGAACCAACTACGTCGAAAGGCGAGGTTATCCTATCCGTCAGGGACCTGGGACGGACGGGGAAATTCTCGGGCATCACGTTTGACGTGCGGGCTGGTGAAGTACTGGGCATGGCGGGACTGATGGGTGCGGGTCGCACCGAAATCGCACGGGCCATTTTTGGTCTGGACTGGATTGATCATGGACAAATTTTTGTCAAGGGGCAGCCCGTAACGATACGCTTCCCGCCGGATGCGATCCGGCACGGTATCGGTTACGTCAGCGAAGACCGGAAAGGCGTGGGGCTGGTGCCTACGATGTCGGTGAAGGAAAACAGTACGCTGGCCAGTCTGCGCAATTACGCTAATGGGCCCTTTATTCAGGACAAGCGTGAAATCAGCGCAACCGCCGATATGGTTGATAATCTGCACATAAAGACGTCAAGTATTGATCAGAAGGTGGCAACCCTGAGCGGGGGAAATCAGCAGAAAGTAGTGATCGGGAAAGTGCTTCTTTCGTCGCCGGATGTGATCATGCTTGATGAGCCAACGCGTGGCGTTGATATTGGGGCAAAAGCTGAGATTTATAAGCTGATCAACGAGCTGACCTCGAATGGATTAGCGGTTATCATTATTTCGTCTGAACTCCCTGAATTAGTAGGAATGAGTGATCGAATCCTTGTATTGGCGGCAGGGAAGCAGACCGCAATCTTGTCGAAAGAGGAAGCTACTCAGGAAACAATTATGGCTTACGCGATGCCAGGGTAG
- a CDS encoding ABC transporter permease codes for MKNVLQTYLNPVRGTDKVRTRGIGKYGIGIAFVILCIVLSVITPKFLTVSNLMTIVTQVSINALLAFGVTFVIITGGIDLSIGSMVAVTGVAAALFAHPDDYPVLVSIGIGILSGLLFGAFNGFIITRSKVPPFIVTLGTMTIGRGLALILSKGRPVSNLSDSFNFIGGGQLLGVPTPIIILIIAFVLCSILLSKTVLGRYMYAVGGNEQAAEASGIRLNRIKMIVYTLCGGLAALAGILLTSRITTGQPNAGTGFELDAIAAAIIGGTSTSGGTGTITGTLIGALLIGVINNGLDLLNVTSYYQQVVMGVIIIGAVVLDSLSRKGE; via the coding sequence ATGAAGAATGTACTACAAACTTATTTGAATCCGGTTAGAGGTACTGACAAAGTACGCACCCGCGGTATCGGAAAATACGGGATTGGGATTGCTTTCGTCATTTTGTGTATCGTTCTATCCGTAATTACGCCGAAATTTCTGACGGTGTCGAACCTGATGACCATCGTAACGCAGGTGTCGATCAATGCGTTGCTGGCCTTTGGCGTTACGTTTGTGATCATAACGGGTGGCATCGATCTGTCGATCGGGTCGATGGTAGCGGTTACGGGTGTTGCGGCTGCACTGTTCGCCCACCCCGACGATTATCCGGTACTCGTTTCTATCGGTATTGGCATACTATCGGGCTTGCTGTTCGGCGCATTCAATGGTTTTATCATCACCCGAAGCAAAGTACCTCCGTTCATCGTGACGCTGGGTACGATGACAATTGGGCGTGGGCTGGCACTTATTCTCAGCAAGGGTCGTCCCGTATCGAATCTGTCGGATTCCTTTAACTTCATTGGTGGTGGTCAGCTGCTGGGCGTACCAACGCCCATTATCATCCTGATCATTGCCTTTGTGCTTTGTTCTATTCTGCTCAGTAAGACCGTTTTAGGTCGCTATATGTACGCAGTCGGGGGCAATGAACAGGCCGCCGAAGCGTCGGGTATTCGGCTCAATCGCATAAAGATGATCGTTTATACATTATGCGGTGGGCTGGCTGCGCTGGCTGGTATTTTACTGACATCCCGCATCACAACGGGACAACCTAACGCCGGTACAGGGTTTGAACTGGATGCCATTGCGGCTGCGATCATTGGAGGCACTAGCACATCGGGCGGCACCGGGACCATAACCGGCACGTTGATCGGTGCATTGCTGATCGGGGTGATCAACAATGGGCTGGATTTACTCAACGTAACATCGTACTATCAGCAGGTTGTGATGGGAGTCATCATCATCGGGGCCGTCGTGCTGGATAGTTTAAGTCGCAAGGGGGAGTAA
- a CDS encoding Gfo/Idh/MocA family protein — MATKKELRIGLIGTGFMGRTHSNGYNRVPNFFPDLAYTPVLKAVCSRNAEKVQAFADQWGYESVETDWKALIARDDIDAVDICTPNDTHAEIAIAAANAGKMILCEKPIARNVAEGQEMVDAAEKAGVATTVWYNYRRIPAVTLAKQIVDSGKLGRIFHYRANFLQDWTISADVPQGGTGTWRMDVEAAGSGVTGDLLAHCIDTAMWLNGAIKDVSAVTETFVKERVHQLTGKLQPVGIDDACIFHCHFENGSLGLFESTRYARGHKALYTFEINGENASIRWDLHDLNRLEYFDYADDSIVRGWRSIHVTDGDQPYMDKWWVPGLGIGYEHSFIHQVADFLKSLETGESCAPTFKDALETQKVCEAVLDSAASKAWKDTGVEWS; from the coding sequence ATGGCAACGAAAAAAGAACTACGCATCGGCTTGATTGGCACCGGTTTTATGGGCCGGACCCATTCCAATGGCTATAACCGCGTACCCAATTTTTTCCCTGATCTGGCCTATACCCCCGTTTTAAAGGCAGTATGTTCGCGCAACGCCGAAAAAGTACAGGCTTTTGCGGACCAGTGGGGCTACGAGTCCGTCGAAACCGATTGGAAAGCCCTCATTGCGCGGGATGACATCGATGCCGTCGACATCTGTACCCCCAACGATACCCACGCCGAAATTGCCATTGCCGCTGCGAATGCGGGAAAGATGATCCTCTGTGAGAAGCCGATTGCCCGCAACGTAGCCGAAGGCCAAGAGATGGTTGATGCGGCTGAGAAAGCAGGGGTGGCTACCACCGTTTGGTACAACTACCGGCGCATTCCTGCCGTTACGCTCGCTAAACAGATTGTCGATTCGGGCAAGCTCGGTCGGATTTTTCATTACCGCGCCAATTTTCTCCAGGACTGGACCATCAGTGCGGACGTGCCACAGGGCGGTACCGGGACCTGGCGTATGGATGTGGAAGCGGCTGGTTCGGGCGTAACCGGTGACCTGCTGGCGCACTGTATTGATACGGCCATGTGGCTTAACGGGGCTATCAAAGACGTATCGGCAGTAACGGAAACGTTTGTTAAAGAACGGGTTCATCAACTGACGGGTAAACTTCAGCCGGTCGGTATCGACGATGCCTGTATATTCCATTGCCACTTCGAAAATGGGTCACTGGGTCTGTTCGAGTCAACGCGGTATGCGCGCGGCCATAAGGCCCTGTATACTTTCGAGATCAACGGCGAGAATGCGTCCATCCGCTGGGACCTGCACGACCTGAACCGGCTGGAATACTTCGATTACGCCGATGATTCCATCGTGCGCGGCTGGCGGTCCATTCACGTTACCGACGGTGATCAGCCTTACATGGACAAGTGGTGGGTACCTGGCCTGGGTATTGGCTACGAGCATAGCTTTATTCATCAGGTGGCCGATTTTCTGAAAAGTCTGGAAACCGGCGAATCGTGTGCGCCTACGTTCAAAGATGCGCTGGAAACGCAGAAGGTCTGTGAGGCCGTTCTCGACTCGGCGGCATCGAAAGCCTGGAAAGACACGGGCGTCGAGTGGTCATAA
- a CDS encoding alpha/beta fold hydrolase codes for MNYIRRGTGKPLLLIHGLGSSHRSWDLIIDKLAVNRDVIAIDLPGFGDTPPLPGEVSIRTLADAVTDFLAENDLTGIDAVGSSMGARLVLELARRGGILGAVVSLDPGGFWQGWEIPFFYHSIRLSAQLVNGLQPILPALTGNPVSRTLLFAQFSAHPWAIPAQNALNELRTFTPTPTFTKLLDNLAYGEKQKGAPADSIEQPVVIGWGRQDLVCFPNQSKLALTLFPDAQLHWFSHCGHFPQLDVPEEVTQLILDVTDGSYQPQTNNHPKQGMVTTKKLADTALIGVGAALVFVGLFLAFRPAR; via the coding sequence ATGAATTATATCCGACGCGGCACTGGGAAACCATTACTCCTGATTCATGGCCTTGGGAGCAGCCACCGATCCTGGGATTTGATCATCGATAAACTGGCGGTCAACCGGGATGTTATTGCGATCGATTTACCCGGCTTTGGTGATACCCCTCCCCTGCCCGGCGAGGTATCGATTCGTACGCTTGCCGATGCCGTTACCGACTTTTTAGCTGAGAATGACTTAACGGGTATCGACGCGGTCGGCAGTTCGATGGGCGCGCGACTCGTTCTCGAACTGGCTCGACGGGGTGGCATACTTGGTGCGGTTGTATCGCTCGATCCGGGTGGTTTCTGGCAAGGTTGGGAGATTCCCTTTTTCTATCACTCCATTCGGTTATCGGCCCAGCTCGTTAACGGCCTACAACCTATTTTACCTGCGCTGACTGGAAATCCCGTTAGCCGAACTCTATTATTTGCGCAGTTTTCTGCTCACCCCTGGGCGATTCCCGCGCAGAATGCGCTAAACGAGTTACGCACCTTTACGCCTACACCAACATTTACCAAACTGCTGGACAACCTGGCGTATGGCGAAAAACAGAAAGGCGCACCGGCTGATTCAATTGAGCAACCAGTAGTAATTGGCTGGGGACGTCAGGATCTGGTTTGCTTTCCTAATCAATCGAAACTAGCCCTGACCCTTTTCCCGGACGCGCAGTTGCACTGGTTCTCCCACTGTGGTCATTTTCCTCAACTGGATGTTCCCGAAGAAGTTACTCAGTTGATTCTGGATGTGACCGACGGTTCTTACCAACCACAAACTAATAATCACCCAAAACAAGGTATGGTAACAACTAAAAAACTAGCGGATACGGCCCTAATCGGCGTAGGCGCGGCACTCGTATTCGTCGGCTTATTTCTAGCGTTTCGGCCAGCCAGATAG
- a CDS encoding sugar phosphate isomerase/epimerase family protein: MNENNYPKLHNAMWPGVVGKGPDSEPVVPFDTMLELTAAAEVDGVKFDGVDLALFEHIDVNISDDGIKQLADKLSGYNLAVGSLVAPIWGGPAMGSKEDRANFVEMVRKSCHIGQKLTELGIRPSGVVRIDSATSPHDWDADPVGNNKLIVQTFQEACDVAADYGEKLAAEGEICWGGMHSWKTMLETLEAVDRPNMGFQADMAHTLLYTMGYNREQDRILPPDFDWSDRKSLSEALRTLTNALRPWTIDFHVAQNDGTVFGSGSHDKTGRHCQALDPNGKLDVVHDAGYWLRDENGQLTKAFKHICWDGCMFPNSVMTNQQTWNDILATMIKVRQQHGWYEPA; the protein is encoded by the coding sequence ATGAACGAAAATAACTATCCCAAACTCCATAACGCCATGTGGCCGGGTGTGGTCGGGAAAGGCCCCGACTCCGAACCCGTCGTTCCATTCGACACCATGCTGGAACTGACCGCTGCGGCTGAAGTCGACGGGGTGAAATTCGACGGCGTCGATCTGGCGCTCTTCGAACACATTGATGTCAATATATCGGATGATGGGATTAAACAGTTAGCCGATAAGTTGAGTGGCTACAATCTGGCCGTTGGCTCGTTGGTGGCTCCTATCTGGGGCGGTCCGGCCATGGGTAGTAAAGAAGATCGGGCCAATTTTGTCGAGATGGTCCGTAAATCGTGCCACATCGGCCAGAAACTGACCGAACTCGGTATTCGTCCGAGTGGCGTGGTCCGCATCGACTCGGCAACCTCACCCCATGATTGGGATGCCGATCCAGTCGGTAATAACAAACTCATCGTGCAGACCTTTCAGGAAGCCTGCGACGTAGCCGCCGATTACGGTGAAAAGCTGGCTGCCGAAGGCGAGATCTGTTGGGGTGGGATGCACAGCTGGAAAACCATGCTCGAAACGCTGGAAGCCGTTGATCGCCCGAATATGGGTTTTCAGGCCGATATGGCGCATACGTTACTGTATACGATGGGTTACAACCGCGAACAGGACCGTATCTTACCGCCCGATTTTGACTGGAGCGACCGAAAAAGTCTGAGTGAAGCGTTGCGTACGCTGACAAATGCCCTTCGCCCGTGGACCATTGATTTCCACGTCGCCCAAAATGACGGAACGGTATTTGGTTCAGGTTCGCACGACAAAACGGGTCGCCATTGTCAGGCACTAGACCCCAACGGGAAGCTCGATGTAGTGCATGATGCGGGCTACTGGCTGCGCGACGAAAACGGTCAGCTGACCAAAGCGTTCAAACACATTTGCTGGGATGGGTGTATGTTCCCTAATTCTGTGATGACCAACCAGCAGACCTGGAACGATATTCTGGCTACAATGATCAAAGTCCGCCAGCAACACGGCTGGTATGAACCCGCGTAG
- a CDS encoding YihY/virulence factor BrkB family protein, giving the protein MTTVFRLLKQAFTNLKANDPVRMAGATAFFSFFALPPIVIILSNVLSRLYNDRYQRVSGQFFDELADLFGPKSANQLEDISHRLQQPKADLSLTLLGFVLLLLSSTTLFAILKNSLNQLWNIKHKEGRNLLSTLTDKLIALIIIVVSGFLFSLSLLLEQFLARAGTEFSLSSLTYYHNVVSVGNFLTSVIIRMIWFAILFKFLPDVRIPWRAVWLGALFTSSLFKIGEAILNRLLVHSQLGMLYGTAGAVILLLLFVFYASLIFYYGAAFTRQYTEWTHLAAEPTSRAVAYTIIEDEPLDTDGKE; this is encoded by the coding sequence GTGACCACTGTTTTCCGGCTGTTGAAACAAGCGTTCACCAACCTAAAGGCCAACGATCCTGTCCGTATGGCCGGAGCAACGGCTTTCTTTTCCTTCTTTGCATTACCACCCATCGTTATTATTCTCAGCAACGTACTCAGCCGACTCTACAATGATCGTTATCAGCGGGTTAGCGGGCAGTTTTTCGATGAACTGGCCGACTTGTTTGGTCCGAAAAGTGCGAACCAACTGGAAGACATTTCGCATCGATTGCAACAACCCAAAGCCGATCTTTCGTTAACATTGCTAGGGTTTGTGTTGCTTCTGCTTTCGTCGACTACTTTGTTCGCTATTCTCAAAAACTCACTCAATCAACTGTGGAACATCAAACACAAGGAAGGAAGAAACCTGCTATCAACACTGACCGACAAGCTAATTGCGCTGATCATCATTGTAGTTTCCGGCTTTCTGTTTAGTCTGTCACTGTTGCTGGAGCAGTTTCTGGCTCGGGCAGGTACCGAGTTCTCTCTGTCTTCACTGACGTATTACCACAACGTCGTGAGCGTAGGGAATTTCCTGACTTCGGTGATTATACGTATGATCTGGTTTGCCATTCTGTTCAAGTTTCTGCCGGATGTCAGAATACCCTGGCGAGCGGTTTGGCTGGGTGCTCTCTTTACCAGTTCGCTTTTTAAAATAGGCGAGGCTATCTTAAATCGATTATTGGTTCATAGCCAGCTTGGGATGCTGTATGGTACGGCAGGGGCCGTGATCCTGTTGCTGCTGTTCGTGTTTTATGCGTCCCTGATCTTTTATTACGGAGCGGCTTTTACGCGTCAATATACCGAATGGACTCATCTGGCCGCTGAACCTACCAGCCGTGCGGTTGCTTACACGATTATTGAAGATGAACCGTTGGATACGGATGGAAAAGAATAG
- a CDS encoding sugar ABC transporter substrate-binding protein yields the protein MTHRTFVFLSTFLSLLLLLSGCTQSSTSEKGGQNKKLVVGATMLSMQNEFIVNVNDEMAKKAQEADVEFITVDAERSALKQIEQVESFIAQKVDVIIMNPCEVEASSPAVTKALAAHIPIINVNSATTAKPTAFVGSDDVESGRIAMNYIAKRLGGKGNVVMIHGYMGQAAQIQREQGAREVLKQYPGLKLIAHQTGEWDRAKSMSLMENWIQSYGSDINAVFAQNDEMGMGAVKALTSAGLKNKVVVVSIDAIPDALQAVKNGTLDATIFQNAEQQGSKAIETALKVAKGQAYDKETLVPFQLVTKDNLASFKK from the coding sequence ATGACGCACAGAACGTTTGTTTTCCTAAGCACTTTTCTTTCGTTGTTACTTTTGCTTTCGGGCTGTACTCAATCCTCGACGAGTGAAAAAGGTGGTCAGAACAAAAAACTCGTTGTGGGTGCCACCATGCTCAGTATGCAGAACGAGTTTATCGTCAATGTAAATGATGAGATGGCGAAAAAGGCGCAGGAGGCTGATGTTGAGTTTATTACGGTCGATGCTGAGCGGTCGGCGCTAAAGCAGATCGAACAGGTCGAGAGTTTTATTGCGCAAAAGGTGGATGTCATTATTATGAATCCCTGCGAGGTGGAGGCCAGTTCACCCGCCGTGACCAAAGCGTTAGCCGCGCATATCCCGATTATAAATGTAAACTCAGCAACCACGGCGAAACCTACCGCCTTTGTTGGCTCCGATGATGTCGAGTCGGGACGAATCGCGATGAATTACATTGCCAAACGGCTGGGTGGAAAAGGCAATGTGGTCATGATTCATGGTTACATGGGGCAAGCGGCTCAGATACAACGGGAGCAGGGTGCCCGCGAGGTGCTGAAACAGTATCCTGGACTGAAGCTGATCGCCCACCAGACCGGTGAGTGGGATCGGGCCAAATCAATGTCGCTGATGGAAAACTGGATTCAATCGTATGGCTCGGACATTAACGCCGTTTTCGCGCAGAATGACGAGATGGGAATGGGGGCCGTCAAAGCCCTGACCAGTGCGGGCCTGAAAAATAAAGTCGTTGTGGTTAGTATCGATGCCATTCCTGATGCGTTACAGGCCGTGAAAAATGGTACACTGGACGCTACCATTTTCCAGAATGCAGAACAGCAGGGATCAAAAGCCATCGAAACAGCCCTGAAAGTCGCAAAAGGGCAGGCATACGATAAAGAAACACTCGTGCCGTTTCAGCTCGTTACGAAAGATAACCTGGCTAGTTTCAAGAAATAA
- a CDS encoding class I mannose-6-phosphate isomerase, which produces METTEKVSVAAKALEEGNGILRLAPTWVPRSFCVPGRRIKLHPDDYYVLGGERGGIDERWLSSTTPAKNGPLTGENEGLSAVVFNDGDADVQFLLKDAIDELQDALIGERLWNEYGAWPMYSKFFDNMGPLPHHLHHNDEQAALIGQLGKPEAYYFPPQLNNHGGDFPYTFFGIAPGTTKEQIKECLQNFTKGDNKITNFSSAYRLEPGTGWDVPPGLLHAPGSLCTYEPQKASDVFAMYQSLVNEAIIPEELLWNGTPKDRMGDYDQLMEAIDWDLNVDPQMMANRFMRPRPVKPVADMEADGYSETWVCYKNEAFSAKELTVFPGATVTIKDSAAYGLIVMQGHGKMGVWEIETPALIRYGQLTNDEFFVSEKAALEGVTITNPSTTDPIVMLKHFGPGNPDLVL; this is translated from the coding sequence ATGGAAACAACCGAAAAAGTAAGCGTAGCCGCAAAAGCCTTAGAAGAGGGAAACGGTATTTTACGTCTGGCACCAACGTGGGTCCCCCGTTCCTTCTGCGTGCCGGGACGTCGCATAAAGCTGCATCCCGACGACTATTACGTATTAGGTGGCGAACGGGGCGGCATCGACGAACGGTGGCTATCATCGACAACACCCGCCAAAAATGGTCCGCTGACCGGCGAAAACGAAGGATTGAGTGCTGTCGTCTTCAACGATGGCGATGCCGATGTTCAGTTTCTGCTGAAAGATGCGATCGATGAATTACAGGATGCCTTGATTGGGGAACGCCTTTGGAACGAATACGGTGCGTGGCCGATGTATTCCAAGTTTTTCGACAACATGGGGCCGCTGCCCCATCACCTGCACCATAATGACGAACAGGCTGCGCTCATTGGGCAGCTGGGCAAACCCGAAGCCTATTATTTTCCACCGCAACTGAATAATCACGGTGGCGATTTCCCCTATACGTTTTTCGGCATTGCGCCCGGCACCACGAAAGAGCAGATCAAAGAGTGTCTGCAAAACTTCACGAAGGGCGATAACAAGATAACCAATTTTTCGTCGGCTTACCGGCTCGAACCCGGCACGGGCTGGGACGTTCCACCCGGACTGCTTCACGCGCCCGGCAGCTTGTGTACGTACGAGCCCCAAAAAGCCTCCGACGTATTTGCCATGTACCAGTCATTGGTCAACGAAGCAATCATCCCGGAAGAACTGCTCTGGAATGGTACGCCCAAAGATCGTATGGGTGACTACGATCAGCTGATGGAAGCTATTGACTGGGATTTGAACGTTGATCCGCAGATGATGGCCAATCGGTTTATGCGTCCCAGACCAGTTAAGCCAGTCGCCGACATGGAGGCTGACGGATACAGCGAGACGTGGGTGTGTTACAAAAATGAGGCATTTAGCGCCAAAGAGCTGACCGTATTTCCGGGCGCAACGGTGACCATAAAAGACAGTGCTGCCTATGGCCTGATCGTTATGCAGGGTCATGGCAAGATGGGCGTCTGGGAAATCGAAACACCAGCGTTGATTCGCTACGGCCAACTGACGAACGACGAGTTCTTTGTCTCGGAAAAGGCGGCTCTTGAGGGCGTAACGATTACGAACCCATCAACAACCGACCCAATCGTTATGCTTAAACACTTCGGTCCCGGCAATCCAGACCTGGTGCTCTAG